A single genomic interval of Electrophorus electricus isolate fEleEle1 chromosome 2, fEleEle1.pri, whole genome shotgun sequence harbors:
- the LOC113571861 gene encoding homeobox protein DBX2 isoform X2, protein MAASSSHHPGFGHSGKSFLIDNLLRPSNKSRTPQVIPAATQKRCLSRLVCEPVGLLPRSTWVCSHGTQQSNSQDMEREPQAVISVGLLCASPLHTCCGASSPLMGSPTLLSTEQTAPAVWSSGSCPKTHRGILRRAVFSEEQRKELERTFRRQKYISKTDRNRLAMELCLKETQVKIWFQNRRMKWRNTKERERRSVRPPMEELLFRSLPEGEEDTTHMHSLH, encoded by the exons ATGGCTGCATCTTCGTCACATCATCCTGGATTTGGCCACTCGGGGAAGAGTTTTCTTATTGATAATTTGCTGCGTCCCAGCAATAAATCACGCACTCCCCAAGTCATACCTGCTGCCACCCAGAAAAGGTGCCTCTCCAGGTTGGTGTGTGAACCGGTGGGACTGCTTCCAAGGAGCACATGGGTCTGCTCACATGGGACTCAGCAGAGTAATAGCcaggacatggagagagagcCACAAGCAG TGATCAGTGTTGGGCTGCTGTGtgcttctcctctccacacatGCTGCGGTGCCTCCAGTCCACTCATGGGCTCACCTACTCTCCTCTCCA CAGAACAGACAGCCCCTGCTGTGTGGAGCTCGGGTTCCTGTCCTAAGACCCACAGGGGGATCCTAAGGAGAGCTGTGTTCTCtgaggagcagaggaaagaaCTGGAGAGAACATTCCGCAGACAGAAATACATCAGCAAGACAGACCGCAACAGACTGGCCATGGAACTCTGCCTGAAGGAGACACAG GTGAAGATCTGGTTCCAGAACCGCAGGATGAAGTGGAGGAAcactaaggagagagagagacggagcgTGCGCCCACCCATGGAAGAGCTGCTGTTCCGAAGCCTcccagagggagaggaggacaccacacacatgcactctctccaCTGA
- the LOC113571861 gene encoding homeobox protein DBX2 isoform X1: MAASSSHHPGFGHSGKSFLIDNLLRPSNKSRTPQVIPAATQKRCLSRLVCEPVGLLPRSTWVCSHGTQQSNSQDMEREPQAAVISVGLLCASPLHTCCGASSPLMGSPTLLSTEQTAPAVWSSGSCPKTHRGILRRAVFSEEQRKELERTFRRQKYISKTDRNRLAMELCLKETQVKIWFQNRRMKWRNTKERERRSVRPPMEELLFRSLPEGEEDTTHMHSLH, translated from the exons ATGGCTGCATCTTCGTCACATCATCCTGGATTTGGCCACTCGGGGAAGAGTTTTCTTATTGATAATTTGCTGCGTCCCAGCAATAAATCACGCACTCCCCAAGTCATACCTGCTGCCACCCAGAAAAGGTGCCTCTCCAGGTTGGTGTGTGAACCGGTGGGACTGCTTCCAAGGAGCACATGGGTCTGCTCACATGGGACTCAGCAGAGTAATAGCcaggacatggagagagagcCACAAGCAG CAGTGATCAGTGTTGGGCTGCTGTGtgcttctcctctccacacatGCTGCGGTGCCTCCAGTCCACTCATGGGCTCACCTACTCTCCTCTCCA CAGAACAGACAGCCCCTGCTGTGTGGAGCTCGGGTTCCTGTCCTAAGACCCACAGGGGGATCCTAAGGAGAGCTGTGTTCTCtgaggagcagaggaaagaaCTGGAGAGAACATTCCGCAGACAGAAATACATCAGCAAGACAGACCGCAACAGACTGGCCATGGAACTCTGCCTGAAGGAGACACAG GTGAAGATCTGGTTCCAGAACCGCAGGATGAAGTGGAGGAAcactaaggagagagagagacggagcgTGCGCCCACCCATGGAAGAGCTGCTGTTCCGAAGCCTcccagagggagaggaggacaccacacacatgcactctctccaCTGA
- the LOC113571861 gene encoding homeobox protein DBX2 isoform X3 — protein sequence MAASSSHHPGFGHSGKSFLIDNLLRPSNKSRTPQVIPAATQKRCLSRLVCEPVGLLPRSTWVCSHGTQQSNSQDMEREPQAAVISVGLLCASPLHTCCGASSPLMGSPTLLSKQTAPAVWSSGSCPKTHRGILRRAVFSEEQRKELERTFRRQKYISKTDRNRLAMELCLKETQVKIWFQNRRMKWRNTKERERRSVRPPMEELLFRSLPEGEEDTTHMHSLH from the exons ATGGCTGCATCTTCGTCACATCATCCTGGATTTGGCCACTCGGGGAAGAGTTTTCTTATTGATAATTTGCTGCGTCCCAGCAATAAATCACGCACTCCCCAAGTCATACCTGCTGCCACCCAGAAAAGGTGCCTCTCCAGGTTGGTGTGTGAACCGGTGGGACTGCTTCCAAGGAGCACATGGGTCTGCTCACATGGGACTCAGCAGAGTAATAGCcaggacatggagagagagcCACAAGCAG CAGTGATCAGTGTTGGGCTGCTGTGtgcttctcctctccacacatGCTGCGGTGCCTCCAGTCCACTCATGGGCTCACCTACTCTCCTCTCCA AACAGACAGCCCCTGCTGTGTGGAGCTCGGGTTCCTGTCCTAAGACCCACAGGGGGATCCTAAGGAGAGCTGTGTTCTCtgaggagcagaggaaagaaCTGGAGAGAACATTCCGCAGACAGAAATACATCAGCAAGACAGACCGCAACAGACTGGCCATGGAACTCTGCCTGAAGGAGACACAG GTGAAGATCTGGTTCCAGAACCGCAGGATGAAGTGGAGGAAcactaaggagagagagagacggagcgTGCGCCCACCCATGGAAGAGCTGCTGTTCCGAAGCCTcccagagggagaggaggacaccacacacatgcactctctccaCTGA